In Alteromonas mediterranea DE, a single genomic region encodes these proteins:
- the cysZ gene encoding sulfate transporter CysZ, protein MSSGGVHYFFEGFSLIKTKGLKRFVFVPLTINLVLFSVAFYFLFGQIEMGIAYVIDLVPEWLGWIKTAISFFLWPLAVISVLLIFALIFGTLANWIAAPFNGVLSEKVERHLTGQDLGDEGVMSLIKDIPRTVGRELTKLIWYIPRAIGFLLLFIFLPIIGQVLWFLFNAWMMAIQYCDYPYDNHKVDFTRMRLHLGEHKGKALTFGMMVNVFSLIPVVNFIIMPVAICGATSMWVRELKHTLNK, encoded by the coding sequence ATGAGTTCAGGTGGTGTACATTATTTCTTTGAAGGCTTTTCGCTTATCAAAACGAAAGGGCTAAAGCGTTTCGTATTTGTGCCCCTTACTATAAATCTAGTGCTATTTTCAGTGGCCTTTTATTTTCTGTTTGGTCAAATTGAAATGGGCATTGCCTATGTCATCGACCTTGTCCCAGAGTGGCTCGGTTGGATTAAAACAGCCATTAGCTTCTTTTTGTGGCCTTTGGCGGTTATAAGTGTTTTGTTAATATTCGCGCTTATTTTCGGCACACTCGCGAACTGGATTGCCGCGCCGTTTAACGGCGTACTCTCTGAAAAAGTTGAGCGCCATCTTACCGGTCAAGATTTAGGTGATGAAGGTGTCATGTCGCTTATAAAGGACATCCCCCGTACCGTAGGCAGAGAACTCACTAAGCTTATTTGGTACATCCCCCGGGCAATCGGTTTCCTTCTGCTTTTCATCTTTTTACCCATCATTGGGCAAGTGCTGTGGTTTTTGTTCAATGCGTGGATGATGGCTATACAGTATTGCGACTACCCTTACGACAATCATAAGGTCGACTTCACTCGCATGCGATTGCACCTAGGCGAACACAAAGGTAAGGCACTGACTTTTGGTATGATGGTGAATGTCTTTTCGCTTATTCCTGTCGTCAACTTTATTATCATGCCGGTTGCGATTTGCGGTGCTACGTCTATGTGGGTTCGAGAACTTAAACACACGCTCAATAAGTAG
- a CDS encoding sel1 repeat family protein translates to MRGLFLAVFALLIVAGDSGRYIPQLIANALSVIQPINDSEGLTPASSSNNEAPSVSTPLATQTDEALALLWLAAKQGSKDAQATLLQQFEAAYNAKFSSTRGIEQATATYYLEKLVNLENADAAWLLYQILGEEGASQRFMRLAALGDVAEAQLAFAMSTESPEKREKWLVRAASQQYLPAQAALADWYLLHGQQHLAKPLLAATATLDMQSAFKYARLLWDEGEHQQAKEHFTFAAKQGHAQAEKALEAVQLYTPYTLGQLASQPTPPTWLDNPDCLQRIQPFATSLATIMRAHSLYSSFKADTRLQALSICLAKPIWLQADALNCHPNYQNTGALGCNITPLSNIAKKHKFSHAVVVSEQGKANVQNGVMYLDISDAYSVFVHELAHFAGFADEYPIGRSMANKLCDEDGISDFMPPNLIVDSEYWYAPHKTVEGWLAIDPNTIIARAKTCSVLGKNSYKPSRRITFMEHHDSGVIPPLYLVLWQQQLEKENAQRPISMNFFQAFHRNGNQKEAAHWLAEYETFNGQ, encoded by the coding sequence ATGCGAGGCTTATTTTTAGCAGTGTTCGCACTGCTTATTGTTGCGGGCGACAGTGGACGTTACATTCCTCAGTTAATAGCAAACGCCCTGAGCGTGATCCAGCCGATAAACGATAGCGAAGGGCTAACACCTGCCAGCTCATCCAATAACGAAGCCCCAAGTGTATCAACCCCTTTAGCCACTCAGACTGATGAAGCACTAGCGCTACTTTGGCTTGCGGCCAAACAAGGCAGCAAAGACGCTCAGGCTACATTACTCCAGCAGTTTGAAGCAGCATATAATGCCAAATTTTCCTCAACTCGCGGCATCGAGCAAGCTACCGCTACGTATTACTTAGAAAAGTTGGTAAATCTTGAAAATGCAGATGCTGCCTGGCTGCTTTACCAAATACTTGGCGAAGAGGGAGCATCGCAGCGCTTTATGCGTTTGGCGGCGCTAGGTGATGTGGCCGAAGCCCAGCTTGCTTTTGCAATGTCTACTGAGTCGCCAGAAAAGCGCGAGAAGTGGCTGGTTCGAGCGGCGTCGCAGCAATACTTACCTGCGCAAGCTGCATTGGCAGACTGGTACTTGCTACACGGCCAACAACATTTGGCCAAGCCACTTCTAGCGGCCACAGCGACATTAGATATGCAAAGCGCGTTTAAATATGCGCGATTGTTGTGGGATGAAGGTGAACATCAACAAGCGAAAGAACATTTTACGTTTGCTGCTAAACAAGGGCATGCGCAGGCTGAAAAGGCGTTAGAAGCTGTGCAACTTTACACGCCGTACACTTTAGGTCAGTTGGCAAGTCAGCCCACACCGCCAACGTGGTTAGATAACCCTGACTGTCTCCAGCGTATACAGCCATTTGCCACTAGCTTAGCTACCATTATGCGTGCTCACAGCCTTTATAGCTCGTTCAAAGCGGATACACGGCTTCAAGCGCTTTCAATATGTTTAGCTAAGCCTATCTGGCTTCAAGCCGATGCCCTTAACTGCCACCCGAATTACCAAAATACGGGGGCTTTAGGATGCAATATTACTCCTTTATCGAACATTGCTAAAAAGCATAAATTTAGTCACGCTGTTGTGGTTTCAGAGCAGGGGAAAGCCAACGTTCAAAATGGTGTAATGTATTTAGATATTAGCGATGCCTATTCCGTGTTTGTCCATGAGTTGGCACACTTTGCCGGTTTTGCTGATGAATATCCTATTGGGCGCAGTATGGCGAATAAGCTTTGTGACGAGGATGGCATTAGCGATTTTATGCCACCGAACCTGATCGTTGACTCTGAGTATTGGTACGCACCTCATAAAACGGTAGAGGGTTGGTTAGCAATAGACCCTAATACGATCATTGCGCGGGCCAAAACCTGCTCGGTACTGGGGAAAAACAGCTATAAACCCAGTCGCAGAATAACTTTTATGGAGCATCACGATAGCGGTGTCATACCGCCTCTCTATCTAGTGTTGTGGCAGCAGCAATTAGAAAAAGAAAACGCACAGCGACCAATTTCTATGAATTTCTTCCAAGCATTTCATCGCAATGGCAATCAGAAAGAAGCGGCTCATTGGTTGGCGGAATATGAAACCTTTAACGGGCAGTAG
- a CDS encoding DUF2062 domain-containing protein gives MPKKFIRRFLPDHQSIKQNKALKIFGSVLHEPNLWHLNRRSASGAFGIGLFFAFWPVPFQMWLSAGLAIPFRANLPLSVATVWVTNPFTIPPIFYGAYKVGTTVLGTKPEHFEFQFSWQWVVESINTIGPAFLVGCGICSVVFGLAGYFSLNWVWRFQVKKAWERRRQLRNQQA, from the coding sequence ATGCCTAAGAAATTTATTCGACGTTTTTTGCCAGACCACCAAAGTATTAAGCAAAACAAAGCTTTAAAGATATTTGGTAGCGTTCTGCACGAACCAAATTTGTGGCATTTAAACCGTCGTTCAGCATCTGGTGCTTTTGGTATTGGCTTATTTTTCGCTTTTTGGCCTGTGCCGTTTCAAATGTGGTTATCTGCCGGTTTAGCCATTCCCTTTCGGGCTAATTTACCTTTGTCAGTGGCCACCGTTTGGGTAACAAACCCTTTCACCATTCCTCCTATATTCTATGGGGCGTACAAGGTCGGCACTACTGTACTTGGGACCAAACCTGAGCATTTTGAATTTCAATTTAGTTGGCAATGGGTGGTTGAAAGCATAAACACCATAGGCCCAGCGTTTCTTGTCGGCTGTGGTATTTGCTCAGTGGTCTTCGGCTTAGCGGGTTACTTTTCGCTAAATTGGGTATGGCGCTTCCAAGTCAAAAAAGCGTGGGAGAGACGTCGTCAGTTGCGTAACCAACAAGCCTAA
- a CDS encoding chromosome segregation protein SMC, translated as MRLKKIKLAGFKSFVEPTTIPFPGEMTAIVGPNGCGKSNVIDAVRWVLGESSAKNLRGDAMTDVIFNGSSSRKPVGQCSVELVFDNSAGRIAGEFANYNELSVKRLVTRDATSTYFLNGTKCRRRDVTDLFLGTGLGPRSYAIIEQGMISRLIESKPQELRVFIEEAAGISKYKERRRETENRIRHTQDNLERLNDVRDELGKQLEKLQRQAAAATRYKTLRAQARELKGQLAAIRFLKNSEHIETLQKQQQALQVEVDDLTARLQGDEAGLVSYKNKQGETKQAIDDLQQQLFSTSNAITRLEQNALHAKQRKAQVEQELSRINEQHELLNHSIAEAQKALAVSNDALDTIEPEIALKEAELEQAKERFEDAEQALREFNIKAREQEQTYNQLRQNVQQCHSQIQSTMSMQLRTSQRISELNDELTQLDDEDYAFQIALVVGQSEEISAQIDEDSDKIISISELENEQESLVQAQQSKLRTVQGELQTAQSTKSALEALQQDAMSSEDIVLEGVEKLWQQFSSGAALAPCVESILQHVKDPVVAKSHGIYDLLSQIESVPSGVKVFTGEAFVTNAKPGTLADALLREEGAPTPNRRVPAFFNDIYLCDDDNELIQLIGNCTLHKEGDQAGKAHNGPGELRGKESQGRDNSRINGCASVISPTGLWASSQWVVRPGKANDGALQRANKIQALSESILVSESVLDEVNMSLNAAQHALTATKAQKQALQSALSEEENQLTQFKNKLSLLEMQQAQQSTRAEKLNQELSKQKQMLAKEEEQLSQLSEKLELQEAQILEHEVHIDEVNSKRESNERNTTELRARVDNLTSQNHELALKKQQLENHQNLYSQQVSRNLQQRDEYIENKDRLTKELAQLTSPQEIQEAELQTLLETKAELEQLKASKQRALEDIEQWLREAEKGHQSLGKDIQARQTNIDKLAIDIEGYRVRANTILEQLDETKQSLKTILETLPDEANETGWQDELEKTQASLQRLGAVNLAAVEEYETQSQRKQHLDTQHQDLTDALETLQSAIRKIDKETRTRFSNTFEQVNEDLKMLFPKVFGGGAAYLALTDDDLLETGVTIMARPPGKKNSTIHLLSGGEKALTALSLVFAIFRLNPAPFCLLDEVDAPLDDANVGRFCNLVSEMSQTVQFIYITHNKIAMEMASHLTGVTMAEPGVSRMVAVDVDEAVAFAEA; from the coding sequence GTGCGGCTTAAAAAGATAAAGCTAGCTGGGTTTAAGTCCTTCGTAGAGCCAACCACTATCCCATTTCCAGGTGAAATGACGGCGATTGTAGGTCCCAACGGCTGCGGTAAGTCCAATGTTATAGACGCGGTACGTTGGGTGCTTGGTGAAAGCTCTGCCAAGAACCTTCGTGGTGATGCCATGACAGACGTCATTTTTAACGGTTCTTCTTCGCGTAAACCGGTGGGTCAGTGTAGTGTTGAATTAGTTTTCGACAATAGTGCGGGGCGCATTGCGGGCGAATTCGCCAATTATAACGAGTTGTCGGTGAAGCGCCTCGTGACGCGAGATGCTACCTCTACCTACTTTTTAAATGGCACTAAGTGTCGAAGGCGGGATGTAACTGACTTATTTTTAGGTACAGGACTTGGGCCGCGCTCGTACGCCATTATAGAGCAAGGTATGATCTCGCGGCTCATTGAGTCTAAGCCTCAAGAGCTTCGAGTGTTTATTGAAGAGGCTGCGGGCATATCGAAGTACAAAGAGCGCCGGCGAGAAACCGAAAACCGTATTAGACACACCCAGGATAATCTTGAGCGCTTGAATGATGTGCGCGACGAGTTAGGTAAGCAGTTGGAAAAGCTACAACGCCAAGCTGCCGCCGCAACACGTTATAAAACGCTCCGTGCACAGGCAAGAGAATTAAAAGGTCAGCTTGCTGCTATTCGCTTTCTAAAGAACAGCGAACACATAGAGACCTTGCAAAAACAACAGCAAGCTTTGCAGGTCGAGGTTGATGATTTAACAGCTCGGCTTCAGGGCGATGAAGCAGGGCTAGTGTCATACAAGAATAAGCAAGGCGAAACCAAGCAGGCAATTGACGACTTGCAACAGCAGTTGTTTTCAACAAGCAATGCGATAACTCGGCTAGAACAAAATGCACTTCACGCTAAACAGCGCAAAGCCCAAGTTGAGCAAGAGTTATCTCGTATAAATGAACAGCATGAATTGCTAAATCACTCTATCGCCGAGGCGCAAAAAGCGCTAGCCGTGTCAAATGATGCGCTTGATACTATCGAGCCTGAAATAGCGTTAAAAGAAGCCGAACTTGAACAAGCAAAAGAGCGCTTCGAGGATGCCGAGCAAGCACTTAGAGAGTTTAATATAAAAGCTCGAGAGCAAGAGCAAACCTACAATCAGCTTCGCCAAAACGTGCAGCAATGCCACAGTCAGATTCAGTCAACGATGAGCATGCAGCTTCGCACCTCTCAGCGCATTAGTGAATTAAACGATGAACTAACCCAATTAGATGATGAGGACTACGCGTTTCAGATAGCGCTTGTTGTTGGGCAAAGCGAAGAAATTAGTGCTCAGATTGACGAAGATAGCGACAAAATCATCAGTATTAGCGAATTGGAAAACGAACAAGAAAGCCTTGTTCAAGCACAACAATCAAAACTTCGCACAGTACAAGGTGAACTGCAAACCGCCCAATCAACCAAGTCTGCCTTAGAAGCACTTCAACAAGATGCCATGAGCAGCGAAGATATTGTTTTAGAAGGTGTTGAAAAATTATGGCAGCAATTTAGTTCAGGGGCTGCACTGGCACCGTGCGTTGAGTCTATTTTACAGCACGTAAAAGACCCCGTTGTCGCTAAATCCCACGGTATTTATGACTTGCTATCGCAAATAGAAAGCGTACCAAGTGGTGTGAAAGTGTTTACTGGTGAAGCGTTTGTAACTAACGCCAAGCCCGGCACGCTAGCAGACGCACTGTTGCGTGAAGAAGGTGCGCCCACACCAAATCGTCGCGTTCCTGCTTTTTTCAACGATATTTACCTTTGTGACGATGACAATGAACTTATACAGCTTATTGGTAATTGTACGTTACATAAAGAGGGAGATCAGGCAGGGAAGGCTCATAATGGGCCCGGTGAACTGCGAGGTAAGGAAAGCCAGGGTCGAGATAATTCGCGCATTAATGGTTGCGCCAGCGTCATCTCGCCAACTGGCTTGTGGGCAAGCAGTCAATGGGTGGTAAGACCGGGTAAAGCAAATGACGGTGCACTGCAGCGCGCCAACAAAATTCAGGCATTGAGCGAATCAATATTGGTTAGCGAAAGCGTGCTCGATGAAGTAAACATGTCTCTAAACGCTGCCCAGCATGCGTTAACCGCTACAAAAGCGCAAAAACAGGCGTTACAAAGCGCCTTGAGCGAAGAAGAAAATCAGCTTACACAATTTAAAAACAAGTTATCGCTACTTGAAATGCAGCAAGCGCAGCAGTCCACACGCGCGGAAAAGCTCAATCAAGAACTGAGTAAGCAAAAGCAAATGCTAGCGAAAGAAGAAGAACAACTCTCCCAGCTATCTGAAAAATTAGAGCTTCAAGAAGCGCAGATTTTAGAGCATGAAGTTCATATTGATGAGGTCAACAGTAAGCGAGAGTCTAACGAGCGAAATACCACCGAGTTAAGAGCCCGAGTTGATAACTTAACATCACAAAATCATGAGCTTGCATTAAAGAAGCAACAGCTAGAGAATCATCAGAATTTATACAGCCAACAGGTGTCTCGGAACCTTCAACAGCGTGACGAATACATTGAAAACAAAGACAGGCTAACAAAGGAACTTGCTCAGCTAACGTCGCCTCAAGAAATACAGGAAGCCGAGCTTCAAACACTATTAGAAACTAAAGCAGAGTTAGAGCAATTAAAAGCCTCTAAGCAACGGGCTTTGGAAGATATCGAGCAATGGCTGCGAGAAGCAGAGAAGGGCCACCAGTCCCTTGGCAAGGATATTCAAGCCCGGCAGACCAATATTGATAAACTAGCTATAGATATTGAGGGCTACCGCGTTCGGGCAAATACCATACTCGAGCAGCTTGATGAAACCAAACAGTCTTTAAAAACGATTTTGGAAACCTTGCCAGACGAGGCGAATGAAACGGGATGGCAAGATGAACTTGAGAAAACCCAAGCAAGTTTGCAGCGTCTAGGGGCGGTTAACCTTGCGGCCGTTGAAGAATACGAAACCCAGTCTCAGCGGAAACAGCATTTAGATACACAGCATCAGGACTTAACAGACGCGCTAGAGACACTGCAAAGTGCCATAAGAAAAATTGACAAAGAAACGCGCACGCGATTCTCAAATACCTTCGAGCAAGTTAACGAAGATTTAAAAATGCTATTCCCTAAAGTCTTTGGGGGGGGGGCAGCGTACCTTGCACTTACCGACGATGATTTGTTAGAAACGGGGGTGACGATTATGGCTCGTCCTCCTGGCAAGAAAAATAGTACGATTCACCTCTTAAGCGGTGGAGAAAAAGCATTAACCGCTTTATCATTGGTGTTTGCTATTTTCAGATTGAATCCAGCACCATTTTGTCTGCTGGATGAAGTAGATGCACCATTGGATGATGCAAATGTAGGGCGCTTTTGTAATTTAGTGTCAGAAATGTCACAAACAGTGCAGTTTATTTATATCACCCACAATAAAATAGCGATGGAAATGGCCAGTCACCTTACCGGTGTAACCATGGCGGAACCTGGGGTTTCACGCATGGTAGCGGTAGATGTAGACGAGGCAGTAGCCTTCGCAGAAGCATAA
- the zipA gene encoding cell division protein ZipA, whose translation MEDQLRLFLLLGGTVFIIAVLAHGIWKIRKNSKPSEKARVEPRQWSDMDDANDDDVENELNNEQEGFDELGVGAVRVVSHAKSASDEPATPRDKRAIEETDNVFDTKEDDIAAAHHINANSQNSEVDTSGLSKDSSSDTNEDLDAPEAQPEEPKLYGSVVTNPKPHMSGQARAHETPAQSGSKKAGDNGFPEPPGFLLREGESDDAAGEGHSENTQSAHIHESGRTDSVHSGESVHSDNEQAVPSEAQNTTRVTAADEPPRTETKRAAQKFYVDPTLEEEEHQPHAESSSQRDVADFSLDAPQESFVSNNEQEESRQPKRFSRSKRNKPGIKKREEPNFGDDQMRIDFDTSEASASDYERESFSADHDASRSQNTERSSAKGEANTPQPEQEVLVLNVRTPEGEPILGAALLPMLLTLGFKFGDQDIFHRHVNSNGKGPVLFSLANMFKPGVFDIDNLENFETQGISLFMILPIEGDPHQVFNMMHNAARKLADEFGAQVLDGRRSVLTKQGLQQYVEKIREFERKRMIARS comes from the coding sequence ATGGAAGATCAATTACGTCTATTTTTACTCCTTGGGGGCACGGTTTTCATTATTGCCGTGTTAGCACATGGTATTTGGAAAATTCGTAAGAACAGCAAGCCTTCAGAAAAAGCGCGTGTTGAGCCACGGCAGTGGAGCGACATGGACGATGCCAACGACGATGACGTTGAAAATGAATTAAATAACGAACAAGAAGGCTTCGACGAGTTAGGGGTAGGCGCTGTAAGAGTGGTTAGTCATGCTAAAAGCGCTTCCGACGAGCCGGCTACGCCTCGTGACAAGCGCGCTATAGAAGAGACTGATAATGTGTTTGACACTAAGGAAGACGATATTGCTGCTGCTCACCATATAAACGCTAATAGTCAAAACAGTGAAGTAGACACCTCGGGCTTATCTAAAGATAGTAGTAGTGATACCAATGAAGACCTCGATGCGCCAGAAGCGCAACCAGAAGAGCCAAAGCTTTACGGTTCAGTGGTCACCAATCCGAAACCGCATATGTCAGGGCAAGCTCGCGCCCATGAGACGCCTGCACAGAGCGGGTCTAAAAAGGCTGGAGATAATGGCTTCCCTGAACCACCGGGTTTTCTGCTTCGTGAAGGAGAGAGTGATGACGCTGCGGGTGAAGGGCATTCCGAGAATACACAGTCAGCGCACATACATGAAAGTGGTAGAACTGATTCGGTGCACTCTGGGGAAAGCGTGCATTCGGATAATGAACAAGCCGTTCCATCTGAAGCGCAAAACACTACTCGAGTAACGGCTGCCGATGAGCCGCCGCGTACAGAAACAAAACGCGCCGCGCAAAAATTCTACGTAGATCCCACGCTAGAAGAGGAAGAACACCAACCCCACGCTGAATCGAGTAGTCAGCGCGACGTTGCCGACTTTAGTTTAGACGCGCCGCAAGAGTCTTTTGTCTCAAACAACGAGCAAGAAGAAAGCAGACAGCCTAAGCGTTTTTCTCGTTCAAAGCGAAACAAACCAGGTATTAAAAAGCGAGAAGAGCCAAATTTTGGTGATGATCAAATGCGCATTGATTTTGACACCAGTGAGGCAAGTGCATCTGATTATGAACGTGAAAGCTTTAGCGCAGATCATGATGCAAGCCGTTCGCAAAATACTGAGCGATCAAGTGCTAAAGGCGAGGCGAATACACCTCAACCTGAACAGGAAGTGTTAGTGTTGAACGTAAGAACGCCAGAAGGTGAACCAATTTTAGGTGCCGCGCTACTGCCTATGTTGCTTACTCTTGGCTTCAAGTTTGGCGATCAGGATATATTCCATCGACACGTTAACTCTAACGGCAAAGGCCCGGTATTATTCAGCCTTGCTAACATGTTTAAGCCCGGTGTTTTTGATATCGACAACCTTGAGAATTTTGAAACACAAGGTATCTCACTGTTTATGATATTGCCCATAGAGGGTGACCCGCATCAAGTGTTTAACATGATGCACAATGCAGCGCGAAAACTGGCTGATGAATTCGGCGCTCAGGTTTTAGATGGGCGTAGAAGCGTATTAACCAAACAGGGCCTGCAGCAATATGTTGAGAAAATTCGCGAATTTGAACGCAAACGCATGATTGCGCGTAGCTAG